In the genome of Anabrus simplex isolate iqAnaSimp1 chromosome 6, ASM4041472v1, whole genome shotgun sequence, one region contains:
- the LOC136876118 gene encoding cytosol aminopeptidase, with product MPSGMAMKPGDVVRSINGTTIQIDHTDCEGRLLLADGLIYAQNVFKPRMMIDIGTLTTGMKAALGNAASGVFTNSTALWRQLLVAASITGDRVWRFPLWEHFTVKVTGLPSADVSNLGWGPGGNPCRAAAFLKEFIHCGDWIHLDIASSGLKADTEEFTYLTPRRMTGRPTRTLIQFLYQLACPPKEKQ from the exons ATGCCTAGTGGTATGGCAATGAAACCAGGAGATGTAGTAAGGAGTATTAATGGCACAACCATTCAAATAGACCATACAGACTGTGAAGGAAGACTTCTATTAGCTGATGGTCTAATTTATGCTCAGAATGTATTTAAACCAAGAATGATGATTGACATTGGCACACTCACAACAGGCATGAAAGCTGCCTTGGGAAATGCAGCTTCAGGTGTATTTACTAATAGCACTGCTTTATGGCGTCAGCTTCTTGTAGCTGCTTCTATTACTGGAGATCGTGTTTGGAGATTTCCATTATGGGAACATTTTACTGTGAAAGTTACTGGACTCCCATCTGCTGATGTGTCAAATCTGGGCTGGGGTCCTGGAGGTAACCCATGTCGAGCAGCAGCATTTCTGAAGGAGTTCATTCACTGCGGTGACTGGATTCATTTGGATATCGCAAGTTCAG GTTTGAAAGCTGATACAGAAGAATTCACATACCTAACACCAAGAAGAATGACTGGAAGACCAACTCGAACACTCATCCAGTTCTTGTATCAACTGGCTTGCCCCCCAAAAGAAAAACAGTAA